In a genomic window of Helianthus annuus cultivar XRQ/B chromosome 10, HanXRQr2.0-SUNRISE, whole genome shotgun sequence:
- the LOC110882016 gene encoding uncharacterized protein LOC110882016: protein MNERNFPGSNIPDKPVNQGLFDQHGVPVSPFPADVLKDAGLYEPNSSPDTVPMRGIGLRVTNIEGNNLAPRRGIFSTSNNSVIDGLLEISKPVELSTACGGNQSAVVNPSHANPSGASNINPNVTDKDFGSNQIGVQGSQTVRRDSGKSPVSYADSIGAASARTVNFRSLASPVAHEGCDVVLPKESVRVVKDKLAYTLYGYFLGDRVAYPVVEYFVRNNWKKFGLQKTMMNASGYFFFKFADENGMMNAMKGGPWIIRSQPLFLNVWSPSSKLEKKEVKTVQLWVKIHEVPLAAYTEDGLSMIATAIGNPIALDTYTTSMCLDSWGRSSFARALVEISADKEFKEEIVIAVPVLEGDGFVKEKMYVEYEWSPHRCSFCKVFGHHDGDCPKQIRQVTKAPAIVPKVPKVPNSKGPSKKPTVDKDGFTDVDARKTAKRKGFPVNKQKQQFEYRPVGLKTSGGPNKSATTSSFYSNNPFDVLNDSRNDHEAGGSGVGDMKDDSDDDEVQEVYNETVEFLVNDATKPVTKQGASTPSSAVNNESHVDVSRLSHVCKSVFRSWDWTSNGAHCNKGTRIIIGWNPAILDVMVLSQTDQVIHLQLFFKKDNNTAFCSVVYAANYYVTRRELWHHLSMHKVFVGTKPWVLMGDFNSALNLEDKSMGASSVSISMKEFQECVDNIEMFDINRSGLHFTWNQKPKKGIGLLKKIDRVLGNTEFVTAFPNAVALFQPYRLSDHCPCVLKLPDAGVHQFCVVKRLRLLKKPLRALLFKQGNLHKKVENLRDKLEAIQSCIDNQPNVESLRVQEATVSAEYQEALLDEERFLKQKSKVDWLRAGDMNTAFFHSSLKNRNHHSRIDVIRDAGGTLFEGNHVHQAFVDHYEKFLGCRGDTLLNPAPDLFSNVLDPSVANHMCRQVTEDEVKKAMFSIGIDKAPGPDGYTAAFFKSAWPIVGDDVSRAIIDFFDTGNLLRELNHTLIVLVPKVPSPSTVTDFRPIACCNVLYKCISKIVADRVKGALNDIVSINQSAFVPGRKISDNILLTQELMHNYHRNSGPPRCAFKVDIQKAYDTVDWNFLKNILMGFGFSSKMVDWIMVCVSTASYSVCVNGNVHGFFQGNRGLRQGDPLSPYLFTLVMEVLTGILHHMVRIDSSFKFHNKCEKQQIINLYFADDLFLFARGEIASARGIMNSLSKFSKMSGLVPSIQKSTVFFCNVPSYIKNAILNFMPFKEGSLPVRYLGVPLISSGLLYKDCSVMMEKLDKRIMHWRNKLLSFAGRLQLIVSVLSSMHIYWSSVFLLPIRVTHELEAKMRNFLWAQDSTFQKGKAKVSWKVVCLPKYEGGLGIRRLGDVNKALMTNHIWSIVTKRKSLWVEWVHSYRLKGNSFWLSKIISNSCYSWRKLLQLRPQMRDFFWSDVGDGTRTSAWFDYWCDIGPLGNFISPRTIANAGFRLEDSVSDIQLNGEWKWPVAWRDLFPVLIQLDQFHVTPNKIDRIMWRDGSDRKDFSTSCVWNTIRYKETEVEWSAIVWFNQCIPRHAFLMWLIMRGKLLTQDKILSWDLSRRKNMNMMCCLLCYANHDSHSHLFFECNYSAKVWDMVKRKVGMDSVQPKWADIVNWLLHRSKSKLAADYVARVVVAATAYVVWQERNARIFKNQLRPPETVGAHIIQLVRYKLMGARLKNTANVRRLLSEWEVHGKEILDDGG from the exons ATGAATGAACGTAACTTTCCGGGGAGTAACATCCCCGATAAACCTGTGAATCAAGGTTTGTTTGATCAGCATGGAGTTCCGGTTTCACCGTTTCCTGCTGATGTTCTGAAGGATGCCGGATTGTACGAGCCAAACTCTTCTCCGGATACTGTTCCAATGCGTGGTATTGGTTTGCGGGTAACGAATATTGAGGGTAACAATCTGGCCCCAAGACGGGGTATCTTTTCTACCAGCAATAATTCTGTTATTGATGGGCTTCTGGAAATCTCTAAACCGGTGGAGTTGAGCACTGCATGTGGAGGGAATCAATCGGCTGTGGTGAATCCTTCCCATGCAAACCCTAGTGGAGCTTCTAACATAAACCCTAATGTAACCGATAAGGATTTCGGGAGCAATCAGATTGGTGTGCAAGGAAGTCAGACTGTTCGCAGGGATTCAGGTAAGTCTCCGGTATCTTACGCGGATTCTATTGGGGCTGCTAGTGCTAGAACGGTCAATTTTAGATCACTCGCAAGTCCGGTAGCTCATGAGGGTTGTGATGTAGTTCTGCCGAAGGAATCTGTTAGGGTTGTTAAGGATAAGCTTGCTTATACGTTATATGGATACTTTCTTGGTGATCGTGTTGCCTACCCGGTAGTCGAGTATTTCGTGAGGAATAACTGGAAGAAATTTGGCCTCCAAAAGACTATGATGAATGCTAGTGGCTATTTCttctttaagtttgctgatgaaaaTGGTATGATGAATGCTATGAAAGGAGGTCCTTGGATCATTCGTTCTCAACCGCTTTTTCTTAATGTATGGTCTCCATCTTCGAAACTGGAAAAGAAGGAAGTTAAAACTGTGCAGCTGTGGGTTAAAATTCACGAGGTTCCCCTTGCCGCATATACAGAGGATGGTTTAAGTATGATTGCAACGGCAATTGGTAACCCTATAGCCTTAGACACGTATACTACCTCAATGTGCTTGGATTCTTGGGGTCGGAGCAGTTTTGCGAGAGCTCTAGTTGAAATATCGGCAGACAAGGAGTTCAAAGAGGAAATTGTGATTGCTGTACCAGTTTTGGAAGGGGACGGGTTTGTTAAGGAAAAGATGTATGTGGAGTACGAATGGAGCCCTCATCGATGCTCCTTTTGCAAGGTTTTTGGGCATCACGATGGGGATTGTCCGAAGCAAATTAGGCAGGTTACGAAGGCTCCGGCCATTGTTCCAAAAGTTCCTAAAGTTCCTAACTCAAAAGGGCCTTCGAAAAAACCAACGGTAGACAAAGACGGGTTCACGGATGTGGATGCTAGGAAAACGGCAAAGAGAAAGGGGTTTCCGGTTAACAAACAAAAACAGCAATTTGAGTACCGTCCGGTTGGGTTAAAAACCAGTGGTGGGCCGAATAAATCAGCCACGACGTCGAGTTTTTATTCGAATAACCCCTTTGACGTGTTAAATGATTCGAGGAATGACCATGAAGCTGGTGGAAGCGGAGTAGGGGATATGAAAgatgattcggatgatgacgagGTCCAGGAAGTATACAATGAGACGGTTGAATTTCTTGTTAATGATGCTACTAAACCTGTAACTAaacaaggggcaagcactccttcttcAGCGGTTAACAATG AATCGCATGTTGATGTTAGTAGGCTGAGTCATGTGTGCAAATCTGTGTTTCGATCATGGGATTGGACATCAAATGGGGCTCATTGTAACAAGGGTACAAGGATTATCATAGGCTGGAATCCAGCCATCTTGGATGTCATGGTTTTGTCTCAAACCGATCAGGTTATCCATTTACAACTCTTTTTCAAGAAAGATAACAATACAGCTTTTTGCTCGGTGGTCTACGCGGCTAATTACTATGTGACACGTAGGGAGTTATGGCACCATTTGTCTATGCACAAAGTTTTTGTTGGCACTAAGCCTTGGGTGCTTatgggtgatttcaattcggcCCTAAACCTAGAAGATAAATCGATGGGGGCCTCATCTGTTTCTATTAGTATGAAGGAATTCCAAGAGTGTGTGGATAATATTGAAATGTTTGATATTAATCGATCGGGTCTCCACTTTACTTGGAACCAGAAGCCCAAGAAGGGGATTGGCTTGCTGAAAAAGATCGATAGAGTGTTGGGTAATACCGAGTTCGTAACTGCCTTTCCGAATGCTGTTGCTCTTTTTCAGCCGTATAGGCTCTCGGATCATTGCCCGTGCGTTTTAAAGCTCCCAGATGCTG GAGTGCATCAGTTCTGTGTTGTTAAACGGCTTCGGCTCCTGAAAAAACCTCTTCGTGCTCTGTTATTTAAGCAAGGTAACTTGCATAAAAAAGTGGAAAATCTCCGTGATAAGCTTGAGGCCATTCAGAGTTGTATTGATAACCAGCCTAATGTTGAGAGTCTTCGGGTTCAAGAAGCTACTGTAAGTGCTGAATACCAAGAAGCGTTATTGGATGAGGAGCGTTTCCTTAAACAGAAATCTAAAGTGGACTGGTTGAGAGCTGGGGATATGAATACGGCTTTTTTTCACTCATCTTTAAAAAACCGAAATCATCATAGCCGGATTGATGTCATTCGTGATGCTGGGGGTACTTTATTTGAGGGCAACCATGTTCATCAAGCTTTTGTTGATCACTACGAGAAGTTCTTGGGGTGCCGGGGTGATACGTTGCTGAATCCGGCTCCGGATTTATTCTCTAACGTCTTGGATCCGAGTGTAGCTAATCATATGTGTAGACAGGTGACGGAAGATGAGGTTAAGAAGGCCATGTTTTCTATTGGCATTGATAAGGCCCCGGGTCCTGATGGGTATACGGCGGCGTTTTTCAAGAGTGCGTGGCCTATTGTTGGTGATGATGTCTCAAGGGCTATCATTGATTTCTTTGATACTGGTAATCTTCTCCGAGAATTAAATCACACTCTTATTGTGCTAGTTCCAAAGGTGCCCTCTCCGTCGACTGTGACTGATTTCAGGCCGATAGCTTGTTGTAACGTACTTTATAAATGCATTAGCAAGATAGTTGCGGACAGAGTGAAGGGGGCGTTGAATGATATTGTCAGCATAAATCAATCGGCGTTTGTCCCAGGAAGGAAGATTTCGGATAATATTCTGTTAACCCAAGAATTGATGCACAATTATCATCGTAATTCGGGCCCACCAAGATGTGCGTTCAAAGTAGATATCCAGAAGGCCTATGATACGGTTGATTGGAACTTCCTTAAGAATATTTTGATGGGGTTTGGGTTTAGCAGTAAGATGGTTGATTGGATCATGGTTTGTGTCTCCACTGCTTCGTACTCCGTTTGTGTCAACGGTAATGTGCACGGGTTTTTTCAAGGTAATCGGGGTCTTCGCCAGGGAGATCCGTTGTCCCCGTATTTGTTCACTCTTGTGATGGAGGTTCTCACGGGCATTCTGCATCACATGGTCAGGATTGATTCGTCTTTTAAATTTCATAACAAATGTGAGAAGCAACAaattatcaatctatactttgcAGACGATTTGTTCCTTTTTGCTAGAGGGGAAATTGCTTCAGCTAGAGGTATTATGAATTCTCTCTCTAAATTTTCTAAAATGTCGGGGTTGGTGCCTAGTATTCAGAAAAGTACGGTGTTCTTCTGTAATGTCCCGAGTTATATTAAAAATGCTATTTTGAACTTTATGCCGTTCAAGGAGGGATCCTTGCCTGTGCGCTATCTTGGTGTGCCTCTAATTTCGTCAGGGCTTCTTTATAAAGACTGTAGTGTTATGATGGAAAAGCTTGACAAACGTATCATGCATTGGAGAAATAAATTACTCTCGTTTGCTGGCAGATTGCAACTCATTGTTTCCGTCTTGTCCTCTATGCACATTTACTGGTCCTCTGTCTTCTTATTGCCAATACGGGTCACTCATGAATTGGAGGCGAAGATGCGGAATTTTCTTTGGGCCCAAGACTCTACGTTTCAAAAAGGTAAAGCGAAGGTTTCTTGGAAAGTAGTTTGTCTCCCTAAATATGAAGGCGGATTGGGGATTCGGCGATTAGGAGATGTTAATAAAGCTCTCATGACTAATCATATTTGGAGTATTGTCACGAAAAGAAAATCATTGTGGGTGGAGTGGGTGCACAGTTACAGGTTAAAAGGTAATAGTTTCTGGTTATCTAAAATTATTTCCAATAGTTGCTACTCTTGGAGAAAGCTCCTTCAACTTAGACCGCAAATGAGAGATTTTTTCTGGTCGGATGTTGGTGATGGTACACGGACCTCGGCTTGGTTTGATTATTGGTGCGATATAGGGCCGCTTGGTAACTTTATTTCCCCTAGAACCATTGCTAATGCAGGATTTCGATTGGAGGATTCGGTGTCTGACATTCAGTTAAATGGAGAATGGAAATGGCCGGTTGCTTGGAGGGATTTATTCCCAGTCTTAATTCAGCTAGATCAGTTCCACGTAACCCCGAACAAAATTGACAGAATCATGTGGCGTGATGGTAGTGATCGGAAAGATTTTTCGACTTCATGTGTATGGAATACGATTCGGTATAAAGAAACGGAAGTAGAATGGAGCGCTATTGTCTGGTTTAACCAATGTATCCCTCGGCACGCGTTTCTCATGTGGCTGATCATGCGAGGTAAATTACTTACGCAGGATAAAATTCTAAGCTGGGATTTGTCTAGGCGGAAGaatatgaacatgatgtgttGCTTATTGTGCTATGCAAATCATGACTCCCATAGTCATTTGTTTTTTGAATGTAACTACTCGGCAAAAGTTTGGGATATGGTGAAACGTAAGGTGGGTATGGACTCGGTTCAACCTAAATGGGCTGATATTGTGAATTGGTTACTTCATCGGTCCAAGTCTAAACTAGCCGCGGATTATGTTGCTAGAGTGGTGGTAGCGGCTACGGCTTATGTTGTTTGGCAGGAACGCAATGCTCGGATCTTTAAAAATCAACTAAGACCGCCAGAAACTGTTGGTGCTCACATAATACAGCTGGTTCGATACAAGTTAATGGGAGCAAGACTGAAGAATACTGCTAATGTTCGAAGACTATTGAGCGAATGGGAAGTCCATGGCAAAGAGATTTTGGATGATGGGGGCTGA